The following proteins come from a genomic window of Nicotiana tomentosiformis chromosome 12, ASM39032v3, whole genome shotgun sequence:
- the LOC104110490 gene encoding UPF0481 protein At3g47200-like, with protein sequence MDKQYAKETMITREEGRCIGNEKISGNQDECNITIQESNSDSHEISENERQWLKSLEKSREYPTIGSSQKPKIHMVPKMHREIESNVRCYEPLVVALGPFHHGKSKLQPMEKYKEMMAIQFADQESTEPKSAGVLSRLLTKSVSIDELYKKVKNIVPNVRECYALDLIKDYSNEEFAQMMFLDGCFILQYILCLVTGNYKKLQMKSHDIAFIRRDLFLLENQLPFEVLHVLMSCRFNKDEGMRMIKTFISSAHAKPPQNHGLIQSIKDVFLDFFGKICEGEGPYLIKEENPAHLLEILRTQLIDPNVFSEGGCYLRGEWCSYRSAMELKRAGIRFRRGKSRRLSDIKFNSFHCSALLTLPSITIDDSTKSELLNLVAYEACPDTPDDFGVTSYLCFMDSLIDHAEDVKELRSKGILLNFLGSDQEVADLFNEIATDLVPNPHAFVGVKDKIENHYNNKGKIWIAEWKNTHFTTPWTIFAFIAAIFVIGLEVTGTGLSGIQTYFAVHPKGS encoded by the coding sequence ATGGATAAACAATATGCTAAAGAAACAATGATTACTAGAGAAGAAGGTAGGTGCATTGGCAATGAAAAGATTTCTGGTAATCAAGATGAATGCAACATTACAATTCAAGAGTCAAACTCAGATTCTCATGAAATCAGTGAAAATGAGAGACAATGGCTAAAATCATTGGAGAAGAGCAGAGAGTACCCCACCATTGGCTCATCACAGAAGCCAAAGATACACATGGTCCCCAAAATGCATCGCGAGATTGAATCAAATGTAAGATGCTATGAGCCCCTTGTGGTTGCTCTCGGTCCATTTCACCATGGAAAATCCAAGCTTCAACCTATGGAGAAGTACAAGGAGATGATGGCAATTCAGTTTGCTGATCAAGAAAGCACCGAACCAAAATCTGCTGGGGTCTTATCACGGCTTTTAACAAAATCAGTGTCCATTGATGAGCTTTACAAAAAGGTGAAGAACATTGTGCCTAATGTCAGGGAGTGTTATGCTCTGGACTTGATTAAAGATTACAGCAATGAGGAGTTTGCACAGATGATGTTCCTGGATGGCTGTTTCATTCTCCAATATATTCTCTGCCTTGTCACTGGCAATTATAAGAAGCTGCAAATGAAGAGTCATGATATAGCTTTCATTCGTCGTGATCTTTTCTTACTTGAAAATCAGCTACCTTTTGAAGTCCTGCATGTGTTAATGAGCTGTAGGTTCAATAAAGATGAAGGAATGAGAATGATTAAAACGTTCATCTCCAGTGCACATGCAAAGCCCCCTCAAAATCATGGATTAATTCAAAGTATCAAGGATGTCTTTCTTGATTTCTTTGGCAAGATTTGTGAAGGAGAAGGGCCTTACCTGATCAAAGAAGAAAATCCTGCTCATCTGCTTGAGATATTAAGAACGCAACTCATAGACCCAAATGTTTTCTCAGAAGGAGGATGCTATCTAAGGGGTGAGTGGTGCTCATATCGTTCAGCCATGGAGCTCAAGAGAGCAGGAATACGTTTCAGGCGTGGAAAAAGTCGTCGTCTTTCAGACATTAAGTTCAACTCATTTCATTGCTCGGCTCTTTTAACACTTCCATCTATAACCATAGATGATTCAACCAAGTCAGAGCTTTTAAACTTGGTTGCATATGAGGCATGTCCTGACACACCAGATGACTTTGGAGTTACATCTTATCTTTGCTTCATGGATTCACTAATTGATCATGCTGAAGATGTGAAGGAGCTGAGATCCAAAGGTATACTTCTTAACTTTCTTGGAAGTGACCAAGAAGTAGCAGATCTCTTCAATGAAATAGCAACAGATTTGGTCCCTAATCCACATGCCTTTGTTGGTGTGAAAGACAAAATTGAGAATCATTacaataacaaaggaaaaataTGGATTGCTGAGTGGAAGAACACTCATTTTACTACCCCATGGACTATTTTTGCATTTATTGCCGCAATTTTTGTCATAGGTTTGGAAGTTACTGGTACAGGTCTATCAGGTATCCAAACCTACTTTGCAGTCCATCCAAAAGGCAGCTAG